Part of the Carnobacterium pleistocenium FTR1 genome is shown below.
TGTATGTTTGTTACAATCATCATGTAAATACAATCATGTTCCAATATCGCGCTGAGAAAATGTTGCCGCTCTCCGATTTAGATGCAATGGAAGTAAAAAATTATGAACAAGATTACATTTATGAACCTTCTAAAGAGGAAATTTTAGATATTATATTGCCGCAATATGCTGAAAGCTTAATATACGGAGCTATTTTAGATGCTAAGGCTGCTGAACATGCAGCACGTATGACAGCTATGAAGGGTGCAACAGATAACGCTAAAAACATTATTGATGATTTAACGATTGTATATAATCGGGCTCGTCAAGCTGCTATAACAGAAGAAATCACAGAAATTATTAGTGGTTCTTCAGCGGCTAAGTAAGTGAATGGAGGAAAATGAATGAGTATTGGTCATATTGTTCAAGTTATAGGACCTGTTGTGGATGTAGAATTTCCCATTAACGATACTATGCCTGAAATCAATAATGCTCTCATTGTTGAAAAAAATAAGAGTACAAATGAAACAGTTGTTTTAGAGACAGCACTATTGTTAGGAAATGGCGTCATCAGAACGATTGCAATGGAGTCAACAGATGGATTGCAACGAGGCATGAATGTCATTGATACTGAAGAATACATCTCTGTTCCAGTTGGTGAAGAAACCTTAGGACGTATGTTTAACGTTTTAGGAGAAACAATTGATGAGAAAGAACCTTTTCCAGCAGATACAAAACGCAATCCAATTCACCGTAATGCGCCTGCATTCGATGAATTAAGTAGCAATACGGCCATTCTTGAAACTGGAATAAAAGTTATCGATCTATTAGCCCCTTATTTAAAAGGAGGAAAAATCGGATTGTTTGGTGGAGCCGGTGTAGGGAAAACGGTTCTGATCCAAGAATTGATCCATAACATTGCGGAAGAACATGGTGGAATATCTGTGTTTACTGGTGTAGGTGAACGAACTCGTGAGGGTAATGACTTGTACTTTGAAATGCAAGAATCTGGAGTTATCAAACGTACAGCGATGGTCTTTGGTCAGATGAATGAGCCACCTGGTGCTAGAATGCGAGTAGCCTTAACAGGGTTAACGATTGCTGAATACTTTAGAGATGAAGTTGGGCAAGATGTATTGTTATTTATTGACAATATTTTCCGATTCACACAAGCTGGATCAGAAGTATCCGCATTACTTGGTCGTATGCCATCAGCTGTTGGGTATCAACCAACGCTAGCAACTGAAATGGGACAACTACAAGAACGAATCACTTCAACTAGCAAAGGATCTATCACATCCATTCAAGCAATCTATGTACCAGCGGATGACTATACTGACCCAGCACCAGCAACTGTTTTTGCCCATTTGGATGCAACAACCAACTTGGAACGTAAATTAACAGAACAAGGTATTTATCCTGCTGTAGATCCATTGGCTTCAACATCTAGCGCATTGTCTCCTGAAATTGTTGGAGAAGAACATTATAAAGTTGCGATAGAAGTACAACAAATTTTACAACGTTACCGTGAATTGCAAGATATTATCGCTATTCTAGGAATGGACGAATTGTCAGCAGATGAAAAAATCGTTGTATCTAGAGCTAGACGTATCCAATTTTTCTTATCACAAAACTTCCATGTAGCTGAAGCTTTTACAGGTCTACCAGGATCTTTTGTGCCTGTTGAAGAAACCGTACGTGGATTTAAGGAAATTATTGATGGCCGTTACGACCATTTACCTGAAGATGCTTTCCGTAATGTAGGAAGAATTGATGAAGTTGTGACTAAAGCTCAATCAATGGGATACTAGGAGGTGAAAATAGATGAGTGAAATGCAAGTGAATATCGTTACGCCTGCTGGAATCGTCTACAATCACCAAGCGAAAAGAGTGATTGCTAAAGCAGTAGATGGAGAAATAGGTATTTTACCAAATCATATCCCTATCATTGTTCCCTTAACGATCCATTCCGTTCGAGTAGAACGTGTTTCAATTGATGCAGAAGATTGGATCGCTGTCAACGGTGGGGTTATGGAAGTTAGAGATAATATTTGTTCCATCATTGCAGATAGTGCCGAACGAGCAAGAGACATTGATGTCGAACGAGCTATGGTTGCTAAACAACTAGCAGAAGAAGAATTGCGAAAAACTGAAGCAATTGAAAACAAGAACCATTCGAAACGGGCAGAAATTTCTTTGAGAAAAGCTGTCAATCGAATTTCAGTATCTAAACATCAAAGAAGGTAGTCTAAAATGGTTGGAATAAATACAGTTGGTCTGTATTTATTCCAACCTTTTTTTTTGCAGTATAAAAATCTGTAATAGGAATTATGTTATATTACAAATTGAAGACAAAATAAAGGCTATCTATTTATTTTTATGTTAAAATCATAGTAGATTAGTAAGGAAGAGAGAGAAAAAAATGAACTTTTTAGGTATGCAATCTTTAATTACAATCATCTCTCATATGTTTTTTATTTTGCTTTCTTTTTGGGCATTAAAAGGAATAAGAATAGAAAAATTTATTAAAAAAAATAATGTTGGGCAAGCTCGGGTTCTTTACTTATTTTTAGCTATCACTATAGGGTATCCGGTAAGTACTTTCTTTATCGATTTGATCTTAAATTCGCAAAATCTTATTTTTTTGTTTTATTAAGATTTGAATAAGATTATTACAAAATACGTGTTAAATTTGTACGTTTACCTTGCTTCGTGCTATACTATTCAATGTTGTCTAGTACCATTTACCTCACACCGTTGTGATAAAGACAATGAAAAATTTTGGAGGGATACACCATATGGAAAAAATTATTGTTAAAGGTGGAAAACGCCTAACCGGAACAGTAAAAGTAGAAGGGGCAAAGAATGCCGTATTGCCTATTTTAGCTGCTTCAATACTAGCAAGTAAGGGACAAACTAAATTAACTAATGTTCCAATCTTGTCCGACGTATTCTCTATCAATGAAGTTTTAAGCCACTTGAATTTAACTGTTGACTTTGATCAATCTAAAAAAGAAATTAACCTAAATGCTACTAAAGGCCTGCATTTTGAAGCTCCTTTTGAGTATGTGAGTAAAATGCGCGCATCTATCGTCGTATTGGGACCTCTACTAGCTCGTTTGGGACATGCAAAAGTTGCTCTTCCAGGAGGTTGTGCAATTGGAACACGTCCGATAGATTTACATTTAAAAGGTTTTGAAGCGATGGGTGCGGAAATACATATCGAAAATGGATATATTGAAGCATTCGCCGATCAACTAAAAGGAGCTCACATCTACTTAGATTTTCCAAGTGTTGGAGCGACACAAAATATTATGATGGCTGCTACACTGGCTAAAGGAACAACCACAATTGAAAATGTTGCTCGAGAACCTGAAATCGTTGATTTAGCAAACTTTTTAAATCGTATGGGAGCTAAAGTCATTGGTGCAGGTACAGAAAGTATCCGTATTGAAGGTGTAACCGAGTTGAAAGGTGTAGAACATAGCATTATACCGGATCGTATTGAAGCTGGTACATTTATGGTCGCAGCAGCAGTTACTCAAGGAGACATTTATATTGAGGATGCTGTTTCTGAACACAACAAGCCTTTAATTTCTAAATTGAAAGAAATGGGTGTTCAGTTTGAAGATAAAGGAAATGGATTACGTGTAATCGGTCCTAAAAAATTAAAAGCAACAGATGTAAAAACAATGCCGCATCCTGGTTTTCCAACAGATATGCAAGCTCAAATGACAATAGCGCAACTATTTGCTGAGGGAACAAGTACAATGAAAGAAACTGTATTTGAAAATCGCTTTATGCATATGGAAGAGTTGCGTCGCATGAATGCTGATTTTAAAATTGAAGGACAAACGTTAGTTATCTATGGACCAACTGAATTACAAGGAGCTGAGGTTGCAGCAACAGATCTTAGAGCAGCAGCAGCTTTGATCATAGCTGGTTTATTTTCAAAAGGGTATACAAGAGTGACACATTTAGAATACCTAGATCGTGGATACTTTGAGTTTCATAAAAAACTACAAGCGTTAGGCGCAGATGTAGAACGAATTGAAGAATCAGTAGAAAGCAAATTGGAAGAAGCAGAACTTGAAGGTTTGTTCTCTTAAAAGCGCATGTTTAATAATGTATTTTAACTAAGTCTTATAAAGTTGACACTTGTCACTTTATAAGGCTTTTTTTTGAGTATCCGTCCTTAGTCCTTAAAAGAATATTTTTTTTGGAAATGTGCTTCTATATCAAATAGTGTGGATGCTTCAAAAATAAATTTATTCTGGAATAGGCGAAGTTACTTATAAAGAGCTAAGGTTGTATAATTTCCATCGAACCTTAAACATCGAAGCCTCCTGATTCCTTTAGAAATTGAATTAATTTATCAACACTAAAAATTATAGACCTGAAAATATTAAGTTTAGTTAAATGTCTAAATTCTGCATTTGAGATTGAAACGAATTATGCTATAATTGTACATTAGATGGCCGCTTTAGTTAAAAGAGAGCAGTCAATGTTAAATGAACAAGAGCTTGAGAGGAGAAACAAGTAATGGCTAGAGATATAGGGATAGATTTAGGTACTGCCAATGTATTGATTCACGTAAAAGGAAAAGGCATCGTTTTAAATGAGCCATCAGTCGTTGCAATCGATACAACAACAAAACGTGTTTTAGCAGTTGGAGAAGAAGCATACTTAATGGTTGGACGTACACCCGGAAACATCCGTGCAATTCGTCCATTACAAGGAGGAGTTATTGCTGATTTTGATATAACAGAAGCAATGCTGACTCACTTCATCAATAAATTAAATGT
Proteins encoded:
- the atpD gene encoding F0F1 ATP synthase subunit beta, which codes for MSIGHIVQVIGPVVDVEFPINDTMPEINNALIVEKNKSTNETVVLETALLLGNGVIRTIAMESTDGLQRGMNVIDTEEYISVPVGEETLGRMFNVLGETIDEKEPFPADTKRNPIHRNAPAFDELSSNTAILETGIKVIDLLAPYLKGGKIGLFGGAGVGKTVLIQELIHNIAEEHGGISVFTGVGERTREGNDLYFEMQESGVIKRTAMVFGQMNEPPGARMRVALTGLTIAEYFRDEVGQDVLLFIDNIFRFTQAGSEVSALLGRMPSAVGYQPTLATEMGQLQERITSTSKGSITSIQAIYVPADDYTDPAPATVFAHLDATTNLERKLTEQGIYPAVDPLASTSSALSPEIVGEEHYKVAIEVQQILQRYRELQDIIAILGMDELSADEKIVVSRARRIQFFLSQNFHVAEAFTGLPGSFVPVEETVRGFKEIIDGRYDHLPEDAFRNVGRIDEVVTKAQSMGY
- a CDS encoding F0F1 ATP synthase subunit epsilon, with protein sequence MSEMQVNIVTPAGIVYNHQAKRVIAKAVDGEIGILPNHIPIIVPLTIHSVRVERVSIDAEDWIAVNGGVMEVRDNICSIIADSAERARDIDVERAMVAKQLAEEELRKTEAIENKNHSKRAEISLRKAVNRISVSKHQRR
- a CDS encoding DUF1146 family protein encodes the protein MNFLGMQSLITIISHMFFILLSFWALKGIRIEKFIKKNNVGQARVLYLFLAITIGYPVSTFFIDLILNSQNLIFLFY
- the murA gene encoding UDP-N-acetylglucosamine 1-carboxyvinyltransferase; protein product: MEKIIVKGGKRLTGTVKVEGAKNAVLPILAASILASKGQTKLTNVPILSDVFSINEVLSHLNLTVDFDQSKKEINLNATKGLHFEAPFEYVSKMRASIVVLGPLLARLGHAKVALPGGCAIGTRPIDLHLKGFEAMGAEIHIENGYIEAFADQLKGAHIYLDFPSVGATQNIMMAATLAKGTTTIENVAREPEIVDLANFLNRMGAKVIGAGTESIRIEGVTELKGVEHSIIPDRIEAGTFMVAAAVTQGDIYIEDAVSEHNKPLISKLKEMGVQFEDKGNGLRVIGPKKLKATDVKTMPHPGFPTDMQAQMTIAQLFAEGTSTMKETVFENRFMHMEELRRMNADFKIEGQTLVIYGPTELQGAEVAATDLRAAAALIIAGLFSKGYTRVTHLEYLDRGYFEFHKKLQALGADVERIEESVESKLEEAELEGLFS